Proteins encoded together in one Camelina sativa cultivar DH55 chromosome 9, Cs, whole genome shotgun sequence window:
- the LOC104712734 gene encoding carboxypeptidase SOL1-like isoform X2, producing MSKLRFVHHFLFLTAIYISLPPIAARGGHSEGYGNYSLHVTERHLLAQEDLRPSLELTRGYMKNDDLEKAMKDFTKRCSKISRLYSIGKSVNGFPLWVIEISDRPGEIEAEPAFKYIGNVHGDEPVGRELLIRLANWICDNYKKDPLAQMIVENVHLHILPSLNPDGFSIRKRNNANDVDLNRDFPDQFFPVNDDLSLRQPETRAIMTWLRDTRFTASATLHGGALVANFPWDGTEDRRKYYYGCPDDEAYRFLARIYSKSHRNMSLSKEFKEGITNGASWYPIYGGMQDWNYIYGGCFELTLEISDNKWPRASELPTIWDYNRKSMLNLVASIVKTGVHGRIFSLDQGKPLPGHVVVKGINYTVKAHQEYADYHRLLAPGQIYEGIRLSSYQYDIRVVHYHVMSR from the exons aTGAGCAAGCTCAGATTCGTCCACCATTTCCTATTTTTGACGGCGATTTATATTTCCCTTCCTCCGATCGCCGCTAGAGGCGGTCACTCCGAAG gttaTGGAAACTATAGCTTGCATGTTACTGAGAGACACTTACTTGCTCAAGAAGACCTTCGACCGAG TTTGGAATTAACTCGAGGTTACATGAAAAATGATGATCTTGAGAAAGCAATGAAAGATTTCACCAAAAGGTGTAGCAAGATCTCGAGATTATACAG CATCGGCAAGAGTGTCAATGGATTTCCTTTG TGGGTCATAGAGATTTCAGACAGACCTGGAGAGATAGAGGCTGAACCTGCATTCAAG TACATTGGGAATGTACATGGAGATGAACCTGTAGGGCGTGAGCTCTTAATACGTCTTGCAAACTGGATTTGCGATAACTATAAAAAGGATCCATTG GCTCAAATGATTGTAGAAAATGTTCACCTTCATATATTGCCATCATTGAATCCAGATGGCTTTTCAATTAGGAAACGTAATAATGCAAACGATGTTGATCTGAATCGCGACTTCCCTGACCAG TTCTTTCCCGTAAATGATGACTTAAGTTTGAGGCAACCTGAAACTAGGGCAATCATGACTTGGCTGAGAGATACACGATTCACAGCGTCGGCTACTCTGCACGGG GGTGCGCTGGTCGCAAATTTTCCATGGGATGGTACGGAGGATAGGAG GAAATACTATTATGGATGCCCTGATGATGAGGCATACCGGTTCTTGGCACGTATATATAGCAAATCTCACCGTAATATGTCTTTGAGCAAAGAATTTAAGGAAGGAATCACAAATGGAGCATCCTG GTACCCAATTTATGGTGGTATGCAAGACTGGAATTACATATATGGAGGATGCTTTGAATTGACTCTGGAAATAAGCGACAACAAGTGGCCTAGAGCCTCAGAG CTTCCTACCATTTGGGATTACAATAGAAAGAGCATGCTGAATCTTGTTGCAAGCATAGTGAAg ACAGGAGTTCATGGACGGATCTTTTCATTAGACCAGGGAAAGCCACTGCCTGGGCATGTTGTGGTCAAGGGAATTAACTATACG GTTAAAGCTCATCAAGAATACGCAGACTACCATCGGCTGCTTGCACCTGGACAGATATATGAAG GAATCCGATTGAGTTCTTATCAGTATGATATTAGAGTTGTCCACTATCATGTTATGAGCAGATGA
- the LOC104712734 gene encoding carboxypeptidase SOL1-like isoform X1, translating into MSKLRFVHHFLFLTAIYISLPPIAARGGHSEGYGNYSLHVTERHLLAQEDLRPSLELTRGYMKNDDLEKAMKDFTKRCSKISRLYSIGKSVNGFPLWVIEISDRPGEIEAEPAFKYIGNVHGDEPVGRELLIRLANWICDNYKKDPLAQMIVENVHLHILPSLNPDGFSIRKRNNANDVDLNRDFPDQFFPVNDDLSLRQPETRAIMTWLRDTRFTASATLHGGALVANFPWDGTEDRRKYYYGCPDDEAYRFLARIYSKSHRNMSLSKEFKEGITNGASWYPIYGGMQDWNYIYGGCFELTLEISDNKWPRASELPTIWDYNRKSMLNLVASIVKTGVHGRIFSLDQGKPLPGHVVVKGINYTVKAHQEYADYHRLLAPGQIYEVTASSPGYKPKTTSVWLGDNAVTADFILIPEASSRGKLLRSNCDCSCKSCGQPLLAHFFTETNNGITLTLIVVVVFLCFLLQRRVRFNLLKQKQSSRRPITV; encoded by the exons aTGAGCAAGCTCAGATTCGTCCACCATTTCCTATTTTTGACGGCGATTTATATTTCCCTTCCTCCGATCGCCGCTAGAGGCGGTCACTCCGAAG gttaTGGAAACTATAGCTTGCATGTTACTGAGAGACACTTACTTGCTCAAGAAGACCTTCGACCGAG TTTGGAATTAACTCGAGGTTACATGAAAAATGATGATCTTGAGAAAGCAATGAAAGATTTCACCAAAAGGTGTAGCAAGATCTCGAGATTATACAG CATCGGCAAGAGTGTCAATGGATTTCCTTTG TGGGTCATAGAGATTTCAGACAGACCTGGAGAGATAGAGGCTGAACCTGCATTCAAG TACATTGGGAATGTACATGGAGATGAACCTGTAGGGCGTGAGCTCTTAATACGTCTTGCAAACTGGATTTGCGATAACTATAAAAAGGATCCATTG GCTCAAATGATTGTAGAAAATGTTCACCTTCATATATTGCCATCATTGAATCCAGATGGCTTTTCAATTAGGAAACGTAATAATGCAAACGATGTTGATCTGAATCGCGACTTCCCTGACCAG TTCTTTCCCGTAAATGATGACTTAAGTTTGAGGCAACCTGAAACTAGGGCAATCATGACTTGGCTGAGAGATACACGATTCACAGCGTCGGCTACTCTGCACGGG GGTGCGCTGGTCGCAAATTTTCCATGGGATGGTACGGAGGATAGGAG GAAATACTATTATGGATGCCCTGATGATGAGGCATACCGGTTCTTGGCACGTATATATAGCAAATCTCACCGTAATATGTCTTTGAGCAAAGAATTTAAGGAAGGAATCACAAATGGAGCATCCTG GTACCCAATTTATGGTGGTATGCAAGACTGGAATTACATATATGGAGGATGCTTTGAATTGACTCTGGAAATAAGCGACAACAAGTGGCCTAGAGCCTCAGAG CTTCCTACCATTTGGGATTACAATAGAAAGAGCATGCTGAATCTTGTTGCAAGCATAGTGAAg ACAGGAGTTCATGGACGGATCTTTTCATTAGACCAGGGAAAGCCACTGCCTGGGCATGTTGTGGTCAAGGGAATTAACTATACG GTTAAAGCTCATCAAGAATACGCAGACTACCATCGGCTGCTTGCACCTGGACAGATATATGAAG TCACAGCATCATCCCCGGGATACAAACCGAAAACAACAAGTGTTTGGTTGGGTGACAACGCTGTTACCGCTGATTTCATTCTCATCCCAGAAGCAAGCTCCCGAGGCAAGTTACTGAGAAGCAACTGTGACTGTAGCTGTAAAAGCTGCGGTCAGCCGCTACTAGCACACTTTTTCACAGAGACAAATAACGGAATCACGCTTACGCTTATCGTGGTAGTAGTGTTCCTGTGTTTTTTGTTGCAAAGAAGGGTGAGATTTAACCTCTTGAAGCAAAAACAATCCTCTAGAAGACCCATAACAGTATGA
- the LOC104712736 gene encoding probable choline kinase 1 codes for MAIKTKTSLIPSCASPEDLKRVLTTLGSSWGDVVEDLERLEVVPLKGAMTNEVYQINWPTLNGGVGGEQDDVHRKVLVRIYGDGVDLFFNRDDEIKTFECMSHHGYGPKLLGRFSDGRLEEFIHARTLSADDLRIAETSGFIAAKLREFHMLDMPGPKNIILWERLRTWLKEAKNLASPIEMDEFRLEALEGEINLLEERLTMDDQEIGFCHNDLQYGNIMIDEETNAITIIDYEYSSFNPIAYDIANHFCEMAANYHSDTPHVLDYTLYPGEEERRRFISTYLASTGNATSEKEVDRLLNDAESYTLANHIFWGLWGIISGHVNKIEFDYTEYARQRFKQYWLRKPLLLDLH; via the exons atgGCGATCAAAACGAAGACTAGTTTAATCCCGAGTTGTGCATCACCAGAGGATCTAAAACGTGTATTGACAACGTTAGGTTCAAGCTGGGGAGATGTAGTCGAAGATCTAGAGCGGCTTGAGGTTGTTCCTTTAAAAGGAGCTATGACGAACGAGGTTTATCAGATTAATTGGCCTACTTTAAACGGTGGTGTTGGTGGTGAACAAGATGATGTTCATCGGAAAGTTCTTGTTCGGATCTACGGTGACGGCGTTGACCTTTTCTTTAACAGAGATGATGAAATCAAAACCTTTGAGTGTATGTCTCATCATGGTTATGGTCCTAAGCTTCTTGGTCGTTTCTCTGATGGTCGTCTTGAAGAGTTCATCCACGCCAGA ACTCTTTCTGCAGATGATCTTCGTATAGCTGAGACATCTGGTTTCATTGCTGCGAAGCTAAGAGAGTTTCATATGCTTGATATGCCTGGTCCTAAGAACATTATCCTCTGGGAAAGACTTAg GACTTGGCTTAAGGAGGCTAAGAACTTGGCTTCACCAATAGAGATGGATGAGTTTCGGTTGGAAGCTTTGGAAGGTGAAATCAATTTGTTGGAGGAGAGACTGACTATGGATGATCAAGAGATTGGTTTCTGTCACAATGATCTTCAGTACGGTAACATCATGATTGATGAAGAGACCAACGCTATTACCATCATA GACTATGAGTATTCGAGTTTCAACCCAATTGCTTATGACATTGCAAACCACTTTTGTGAAATGGCTGCTAATTATCATTCAGACACTCCTCATGTTCTGGACTACACTCTATATCCAG gagaagaagaacgGAGAAGGTTCATTAGCACATACCTTGCCTCTACAG GGAATGCAACAAGTGAGAAAGAAGTGGATAGATTGCTGAATGATGCAGAGAGCTACACTTTAGCAAACCATATCTTCTGGGGCTTATGGGGAATCATCTCg GGACATGTGAACAAGATTGAGTTCGATTATACGGAATATGCAAGGCAGAGATTTAAGCAGTACTGGCTTAGAAAGCCTTTGCTTCTGGATTTAcattaa